In Thermotomaculum hydrothermale, a single genomic region encodes these proteins:
- the tmk gene encoding dTMP kinase — translation MVKGLFITFEGIEGCGKSTQAKLLKEYLEKKGLKTILSMEPGGTEIGQKIRNILVDPKYKGILHPVTEALLYQADRNQHLKEKIIPHLNNGYVVICDRYQHSSLAYQCYGRELDIEKIEWVFRNIVEGIEPDIVFLIDIDEETSLKRVNKRAQVENIELSRFEIEHKNFHKRVRQGFLALAKENNNFVVIDGKKSIEDIHKEIVSIVEKRLKNV, via the coding sequence ATGGTAAAAGGGCTGTTTATAACATTTGAAGGAATTGAAGGGTGCGGAAAATCCACTCAGGCAAAACTTTTAAAAGAATACCTTGAAAAAAAAGGGCTTAAAACAATTCTGTCAATGGAGCCCGGGGGAACTGAGATAGGGCAAAAAATAAGGAACATACTTGTAGACCCAAAATACAAAGGCATACTCCACCCTGTAACAGAAGCTCTTTTATATCAGGCTGACAGAAATCAGCATTTGAAGGAGAAGATAATCCCTCACCTGAACAATGGATATGTGGTAATTTGCGACAGATACCAGCACTCTTCTTTGGCTTATCAATGCTATGGAAGAGAGCTTGATATTGAAAAAATTGAATGGGTTTTCAGAAACATTGTTGAAGGCATTGAACCTGATATAGTTTTTTTAATTGACATTGACGAAGAAACTTCTTTAAAAAGGGTAAATAAAAGGGCTCAAGTTGAAAATATTGAGCTTTCAAGGTTTGAAATTGAGCATAAAAACTTTCACAAAAGGGTGAGGCAGGGATTTTTAGCCCTTGCAAAAGAGAACAACAACTTTGTGGTAATTGACGGAAAAAAGAGTATAGAAGATATTCACAAGGAAATAGTATCAATAGTTGAAAAAAGGCTGAAAAATGTTTGA
- the rnhA gene encoding ribonuclease HI: MSLENKILIYTDGACSGNPGPGGFAAILLYKDREKIISGFEKETTNNRMELKAVIEGLKAIKNKNLPVVVYTDSIYVQKGLTEWIENWKKRGWKKVKNTDLWKELDLIVNQFKNIEFKHIKGHSGEKYNELADKIARNEIRKNQSL; encoded by the coding sequence ATGTCATTAGAAAATAAAATTCTAATTTATACAGACGGTGCATGCAGCGGCAACCCGGGACCCGGTGGGTTTGCCGCTATTTTGTTGTACAAAGACAGAGAAAAGATTATTTCAGGTTTTGAAAAAGAAACCACCAACAACAGAATGGAATTAAAAGCAGTTATAGAAGGGCTTAAGGCTATAAAAAACAAAAATCTCCCTGTAGTGGTTTATACAGATTCAATTTATGTGCAAAAAGGTTTAACAGAATGGATTGAAAACTGGAAAAAAAGAGGGTGGAAAAAGGTCAAAAACACAGACTTGTGGAAAGAATTAGATTTAATTGTAAATCAATTTAAAAATATCGAATTTAAGCACATAAAAGGACATTCTGGGGAGAAATACAACGAGCTTGCAGATAAAATTGCAAGGAATGAAATTCGAAAAAATCAAAGCTTATGA
- a CDS encoding DNA polymerase III subunit codes for MFDIVKGHEHIKRFFKNAYKNNKLHTTYLFKGREGIGKRLFAKVVAAMILCENKGNSPCGFCKHCLKIKNMIENPDTDNPHLDLIEIKPMEGKNEITVDDIETILTTTNFPPYEGKARIFIIDNCHLMNKTSANMVLKTLEEPPENTYFFLITSKPDALLPTIVSRCQQVYFNPKGLEKYIDIPGFSREEIKALINSGSGYIQSQDDIEELKREREIALFILESIFNKSSFIEIEKEIQPQIEKNTREDNSRLFFIIYTFLRDILAVKSESENLINRDFKEKIEEISAKTSPDFIFELFEIIKKTQTGLYFNLKPIQLISLIITEGRRVKL; via the coding sequence ATGTTTGATATTGTTAAAGGACACGAGCATATAAAAAGATTTTTCAAAAATGCCTACAAAAACAATAAACTTCACACAACATATCTTTTCAAGGGGAGAGAGGGGATTGGAAAAAGGCTTTTTGCCAAAGTGGTTGCAGCAATGATTCTGTGCGAAAACAAAGGGAACTCCCCCTGTGGCTTTTGTAAACACTGCTTAAAGATAAAAAACATGATTGAAAACCCTGATACAGACAACCCACACCTTGATTTAATTGAGATAAAACCAATGGAAGGCAAAAACGAAATCACTGTTGATGACATAGAGACAATTTTAACAACAACCAACTTCCCCCCCTATGAAGGGAAAGCAAGGATATTTATTATTGACAATTGCCATTTGATGAACAAAACATCTGCAAATATGGTTTTAAAAACCCTTGAAGAGCCACCTGAAAACACATACTTTTTTCTTATTACTTCAAAACCTGACGCTTTGTTGCCCACCATTGTCTCAAGGTGTCAGCAGGTATACTTTAATCCTAAAGGTCTTGAGAAATACATTGATATTCCAGGTTTTTCAAGGGAAGAGATTAAGGCTCTTATAAACTCAGGCAGCGGCTATATTCAATCTCAAGATGACATTGAGGAATTAAAAAGAGAAAGGGAAATCGCTCTTTTTATACTGGAAAGCATATTTAACAAATCAAGTTTTATTGAAATTGAGAAAGAAATACAGCCTCAAATTGAAAAAAACACAAGAGAGGACAATAGCAGGCTTTTTTTCATTATTTATACATTTTTAAGGGACATTCTTGCTGTGAAAAGCGAGAGTGAAAATTTAATAAACAGGGATTTTAAAGAAAAAATAGAAGAAATTTCCGCAAAAACCTCTCCTGATTTTATCTTTGAACTTTTTGAAATAATAAAGAAAACACAAACAGGACTTTACTTTAATTTAAAACCTATTCAATTGATTTCTTTGATTATTACTGAGGGAAGGAGGGTTAAGTTATGA
- a CDS encoding FHA domain-containing protein yields MNTKIVVVTAKGKFEHEIDKPYISIGRSKDNDIVIDDLSVSRRHAILERDETGKFFLTDLNSSNGTFVNNVRISEKTPITTNDHILLGKTTLVIEVPEDFQGTVRVDASQLQEKLKQEEQGTVQGAIPTPPPVAQTPPPPQPQQVVTPPPVQALPQTQPIPPAPQPQQQSYQHSEPYRGNIEYGGILQRFLALLVDGIIVGISFSIISGIFSFIFFRILPVGLASWLSILINLVLFVGVFAYYAIGYGKYGTTIGKKLFKLYIVDQKKLTTPTMSQGIIRALVQFFLSGIFFIGYIMAFFNPEHKTLHDMLAKTYVIRK; encoded by the coding sequence ATGAATACCAAGATTGTTGTCGTTACCGCAAAAGGTAAATTTGAACATGAAATTGACAAACCCTACATTTCAATAGGGAGAAGCAAAGATAATGATATTGTGATTGACGATTTAAGTGTTTCCAGAAGGCATGCTATTTTAGAAAGAGATGAGACTGGAAAATTCTTTCTTACCGATTTAAACAGCTCAAATGGAACCTTTGTAAATAATGTAAGAATTTCTGAAAAAACACCCATTACAACAAACGACCACATACTTTTAGGAAAAACAACCCTTGTTATAGAAGTGCCTGAAGATTTTCAGGGAACAGTCCGGGTTGATGCTTCACAGTTACAGGAAAAATTAAAACAAGAAGAACAGGGCACAGTTCAGGGAGCAATTCCCACCCCACCACCAGTGGCTCAAACCCCTCCTCCACCTCAACCTCAACAGGTGGTTACTCCACCTCCTGTACAGGCACTCCCCCAAACTCAACCTATCCCTCCTGCACCTCAGCCTCAGCAACAATCTTATCAACACAGTGAGCCTTACAGGGGAAATATTGAATACGGTGGTATTTTACAGAGGTTTTTAGCACTTTTAGTAGACGGGATTATCGTTGGGATAAGTTTTTCAATTATAAGTGGTATTTTTTCATTTATATTTTTCAGAATTCTTCCTGTGGGGCTTGCAAGCTGGCTTTCTATATTGATAAACCTTGTGCTTTTTGTAGGTGTTTTTGCATACTATGCAATAGGATATGGAAAGTATGGAACAACAATAGGAAAGAAGTTATTCAAATTATACATTGTTGACCAGAAAAAACTAACCACTCCAACAATGTCTCAGGGAATTATAAGGGCATTGGTACAGTTTTTCTTAAGCGGTATTTTCTTTATAGGGTATATAATGGCATTCTTTAACCCTGAGCATAAGACTTTGCACGATATGTTAGCAAAAACCTATGTCATTAGAAAATAA
- a CDS encoding sigma-54 interaction domain-containing protein, which yields MENKKVFLDKSLSKENWIIPDYFDTENFSSTEDISTSPFAVIIPYEKAESLSLDFYLTNRVIIDCAENEISKKELRDLILKKPFYIVIDKDERNLENIFKKKGIPLKPEINQTFFGMVYSSKVMENIVSMIKKVAKTDATVLIRGESGTGKELVAKAIHSLSNRKNKHFIAVNCASIPETLLEAELFGHKKGAFTDAYADRKGKFEEADGGTLFLDEIGDMPLSLQAKILRVLQEKEITPLGSNKNIKVNVRVVSATSRNLEEMVKNGDFREDLYYRLNVIPINLPPLRERKEDIPELAEFFLKKSSQKHNIPEPELTKSAIKVLKEIEWKGNIRELENFVEKVVIFNIGAKKITDKEIKKGKKEF from the coding sequence ATGGAAAATAAAAAGGTTTTTTTAGACAAAAGCTTGAGCAAAGAAAATTGGATAATACCAGATTATTTTGATACAGAAAATTTTTCTTCTACCGAAGATATTTCAACAAGCCCTTTTGCTGTTATTATCCCCTATGAAAAAGCAGAAAGTTTAAGTCTGGATTTTTACCTCACAAACAGGGTTATTATTGACTGTGCTGAAAATGAAATCTCAAAAAAAGAATTAAGGGATTTAATACTAAAAAAGCCTTTCTACATTGTTATTGATAAAGATGAGAGAAACCTTGAAAATATTTTTAAGAAAAAGGGAATACCATTAAAGCCTGAAATTAACCAAACATTCTTCGGTATGGTTTACTCATCAAAGGTGATGGAAAATATTGTATCAATGATAAAAAAGGTGGCAAAAACAGATGCAACTGTTTTAATTCGTGGAGAAAGCGGAACAGGAAAGGAGTTGGTGGCAAAGGCAATACATAGTTTAAGCAATAGAAAGAACAAGCATTTTATCGCAGTAAACTGTGCCTCAATACCTGAAACACTTCTTGAAGCAGAGTTATTCGGGCATAAAAAAGGGGCGTTCACAGATGCCTATGCTGATAGAAAGGGAAAATTTGAAGAGGCAGACGGGGGAACCCTATTTTTAGACGAAATAGGCGATATGCCTTTAAGTTTACAGGCAAAGATTTTAAGGGTTTTGCAGGAAAAAGAGATAACCCCCCTTGGAAGCAACAAAAATATAAAGGTAAATGTCAGGGTTGTATCAGCAACTTCAAGAAACCTTGAGGAGATGGTAAAAAACGGGGATTTCAGGGAGGATTTATACTACAGGCTTAATGTAATCCCGATTAACCTTCCCCCTTTAAGGGAGAGAAAGGAAGATATACCAGAACTTGCTGAATTTTTCTTAAAAAAATCCTCTCAAAAACACAATATTCCAGAACCGGAATTAACTAAGAGTGCAATTAAAGTTTTAAAAGAAATTGAGTGGAAGGGGAATATCAGAGAATTGGAAAATTTTGTTGAAAAGGTTGTTATCTTCAATATTGGTGCAAAAAAAATAACCGATAAAGAGATAAAAAAAGGAAAGAAGGAATTTTAA